One genomic window of Eggerthella timonensis includes the following:
- a CDS encoding FAD-dependent oxidoreductase, which translates to MGTARSMDRRSFLKGTAVAGAAAAAAGTLGLAGCAPQDKGSVAASSGDLVLDAEKFTNAKWNFEIPPEPVDESKIANTVECEILVIGAGVGGLVTAASAVEEGADVVLIASSDGPVSRGGSNAAFNTRLTHELGLDFTREQIEPIFQEIFASNSFRLDQEKWWLVYDESGNAMNWLMDKMEPYGISTVIENNQRDGGTDWWDGGPLKTLNVSHSFVAEGAQAAGASQQIVVEALAEEIQKGGGQIFYSTTAVQLDREGDNTGRVTGCVAKHNNEYTRYKASKGVVLATGDFSQDKDMVAKYCPMALPFGYGGVYDGSGLKLALWIGASWQKYTPNAPMLATMGDEVLPCRWWAEGALTTFPGLLVNKKGVRYSNENCTYGYMPYPQRVQPDGCAFLIWDENWVRDSAPWQSDRVGGEARDTQEVYDAIAALFDPNTDWTTTDEYAGFDATMAENAVKADTLEELADGLGLPREEFLAQVERYNSYCETGLDDEFHKDKRFLLPVKQPPFYGIKNEPYTLCITGGLNTDIQMHVCDSQNDPIPGLYGVGTVVGDMYGDVYDYKVPGINLGGACATFGYLLGKNLSAGTW; encoded by the coding sequence ATGGGAACAGCAAGATCGATGGATCGTCGAAGCTTCCTGAAGGGCACCGCCGTGGCCGGGGCGGCTGCAGCGGCGGCGGGAACGCTCGGCTTGGCCGGATGCGCGCCGCAGGATAAAGGGAGCGTCGCCGCCTCGTCGGGCGACCTCGTCCTCGATGCCGAGAAGTTCACGAACGCGAAGTGGAACTTCGAGATCCCGCCCGAGCCCGTGGACGAGAGCAAGATCGCGAACACCGTGGAGTGCGAGATCCTCGTCATCGGCGCCGGCGTGGGCGGTCTCGTCACCGCCGCGTCCGCCGTCGAGGAAGGCGCCGACGTCGTGCTCATCGCCTCGAGCGACGGCCCCGTGTCGCGCGGCGGCTCCAACGCGGCCTTCAACACGCGCCTGACCCACGAGTTGGGCCTCGACTTCACCCGCGAGCAAATCGAGCCCATCTTCCAGGAGATATTCGCGTCGAACAGCTTCCGCCTCGACCAGGAGAAGTGGTGGCTCGTCTACGACGAGTCGGGCAACGCGATGAACTGGCTCATGGACAAGATGGAGCCCTACGGCATCTCCACCGTCATCGAGAACAACCAGCGTGACGGCGGCACCGACTGGTGGGACGGCGGCCCGCTCAAAACGCTCAACGTGTCGCACTCCTTCGTCGCCGAGGGCGCCCAGGCCGCCGGCGCGTCGCAGCAGATCGTCGTCGAGGCCCTGGCCGAGGAGATCCAGAAGGGCGGCGGCCAGATCTTCTACAGTACCACCGCCGTACAGCTCGACCGCGAAGGCGACAACACGGGCCGCGTCACCGGCTGCGTCGCGAAGCACAACAACGAGTACACGCGCTACAAGGCGTCGAAGGGCGTCGTGCTGGCCACGGGCGATTTCTCGCAGGATAAAGACATGGTGGCGAAGTACTGTCCCATGGCGCTGCCGTTCGGCTACGGCGGCGTCTACGACGGCAGCGGCCTCAAGCTGGCGCTGTGGATCGGCGCATCCTGGCAGAAGTACACGCCGAACGCCCCCATGCTGGCCACGATGGGCGACGAGGTGCTTCCGTGCCGCTGGTGGGCGGAAGGTGCGCTCACCACGTTCCCCGGCCTGCTCGTGAACAAGAAGGGCGTGCGCTACTCCAACGAGAACTGCACGTACGGCTACATGCCCTACCCGCAGCGCGTGCAGCCCGACGGATGCGCGTTCCTCATCTGGGACGAGAACTGGGTGCGCGACTCTGCCCCCTGGCAGAGCGACCGCGTGGGCGGCGAGGCGCGCGACACGCAAGAGGTCTACGACGCCATCGCCGCGCTGTTCGATCCGAACACCGATTGGACCACCACCGACGAATACGCCGGATTCGACGCCACCATGGCCGAGAACGCCGTCAAGGCCGACACCCTCGAGGAGCTGGCCGACGGGCTGGGCCTTCCCCGCGAGGAGTTCCTCGCTCAGGTGGAGCGGTACAACTCGTACTGCGAGACGGGCCTCGACGACGAGTTCCACAAGGACAAGCGCTTCCTGCTGCCGGTGAAGCAGCCGCCGTTTTACGGCATCAAGAACGAACCCTACACGCTGTGCATCACGGGCGGCCTCAACACCGACATCCAGATGCACGTGTGCGACAGCCAAAACGACCCCATCCCCGGCCTGTACGGCGTGGGCACGGTCGTAGGCGACATGTACGGCGACGTGTACGACTACAAGGTGCCCGGCATCAACCTGGGCGGCGCCTGCGCCACCTTCGGCTACCTGCTCGGCAAGAACCTGAGCGCCGGAACCTGGTAG
- a CDS encoding helix-turn-helix domain-containing protein, whose protein sequence is MDKGIAADEGSSVLFARPTILDVGIGVLYFFTSHMVIRALYFIGVDRTADELSTFFLVVIASTVLAHLLARPLLKVRRFTESALGVPAVSVVAALGATLALVSMLPVVGVSLFYVAGALLGLACGWIIVIWTSTIHVSRLESASFFLDPALAVAVVCYFLFRLVSSFSETITQGFLLALPLVTIACIIRASQPVEGETTGLGEGARALQVLVVVAAAFAIGCAACVYLSGRENDVLSSGLNYMVLFEVLAVILMVFCCWLMGRFAQHRATLSPRGAAVLTFCVCVLPLFAIGLVMGSAAIPANAPDALWESNMWVLLIAIFAYDIRESVYAIRGLAVGLMFEAMCIGQLIARVSTLGLSPYALAAAGGLTALYFFAVGRQLARSMPKRKPKRAEEAKDEEPKRKLAFTGGDGSGAEGEELPSELLAYCQKLALENGLTPREVEILGLIAMGRSAKYIAEELLISHNTTRTHIKHVYEKLNIHSKQELLDLVLFGSGMM, encoded by the coding sequence ATGGATAAAGGGATTGCCGCTGACGAGGGGAGCTCCGTGCTCTTCGCACGCCCGACGATACTCGACGTGGGCATCGGGGTGCTGTACTTCTTCACGTCGCACATGGTCATACGAGCCCTGTATTTCATCGGGGTCGATCGCACCGCCGACGAGCTGTCGACGTTCTTTCTCGTGGTCATCGCATCGACCGTCCTGGCGCACTTGCTGGCCCGGCCGCTGCTGAAGGTGCGGCGATTCACGGAGTCGGCGCTAGGGGTTCCGGCGGTCAGCGTGGTGGCGGCGCTGGGGGCGACGCTCGCGCTCGTGTCGATGCTGCCCGTGGTGGGCGTGTCGTTGTTCTACGTCGCAGGAGCGCTGCTGGGGCTGGCATGTGGGTGGATCATCGTCATCTGGACGTCCACTATCCACGTATCGCGGCTCGAGAGCGCGTCGTTCTTCCTCGACCCCGCGCTGGCGGTGGCCGTCGTGTGCTACTTCCTCTTCCGCCTCGTCAGCTCGTTTTCCGAGACCATCACGCAAGGGTTCTTGCTGGCGCTGCCCCTCGTGACCATTGCGTGCATCATTCGCGCAAGCCAACCGGTCGAGGGCGAGACCACGGGGTTGGGCGAGGGCGCGCGTGCGTTGCAGGTGCTCGTGGTGGTGGCCGCCGCGTTCGCCATCGGGTGCGCCGCGTGCGTGTACCTGTCGGGCCGCGAAAACGATGTGCTGTCATCGGGACTCAACTACATGGTGCTGTTCGAGGTGCTCGCGGTGATCCTCATGGTGTTCTGCTGCTGGCTGATGGGGCGGTTCGCGCAGCATCGTGCCACGCTGTCGCCGCGAGGCGCCGCGGTGCTCACGTTCTGCGTATGCGTGCTGCCCCTGTTTGCCATCGGGTTGGTGATGGGAAGTGCCGCCATCCCCGCGAACGCGCCGGACGCGCTGTGGGAGAGCAACATGTGGGTGCTGCTCATCGCCATCTTCGCCTACGACATCCGCGAATCGGTGTACGCCATCCGCGGGCTGGCGGTGGGGCTCATGTTCGAGGCGATGTGCATCGGCCAGCTGATCGCGCGCGTGTCGACGCTGGGTCTTTCTCCGTATGCGTTAGCGGCGGCGGGCGGGCTGACGGCGCTGTACTTCTTTGCCGTGGGTCGGCAGCTTGCCCGCTCGATGCCGAAGCGGAAGCCGAAGCGCGCCGAGGAGGCGAAAGACGAGGAGCCGAAGCGGAAGCTCGCTTTTACGGGCGGGGATGGCAGCGGGGCCGAGGGCGAGGAGCTGCCCTCGGAGCTGCTGGCGTACTGCCAGAAGCTGGCTCTGGAGAACGGGCTGACGCCGCGGGAGGTGGAGATCTTGGGGCTCATCGCGATGGGGCGCAGCGCGAAGTACATAGCCGAGGAGCTGCTGATCTCGCATAACACGACGCGCACCCACATCAAGCACGTGTACGAGAAGCTCAACATCCACTCCAAGCAGGAGCTGCTCGACCTCGTGCTGTTCGGCTCGGGCATGATGTGA
- a CDS encoding FAD-binding protein, with the protein MKSTTGLSRRAFLGLGATAAVAAGAGLAGCAPQASSAGAEEGSANASAANASSWKTPPAEITDFAKEYDCDVVVCGHGFAGITACRELAEEGKKVFLVEKQPEDTFAAVGNEAGTLNASILKERGVPEIDPVEFFQNWMTITGNYPNQELVMKYAQNSGANMDWYLSDLTDDDLATMTTAFFPPTEHQMDHLGPIKFWPSVCSFYGDCNQTKIHEYNRAAAKAAGAEFLFGTEAQYVIMDDGKVAGLVATSSDGNLKFTCKAVVIACGGFGGNPEMMADLIPDMAGALVGDEQLSSMSANDGRGVQMAHWAGAHLETCPIPGMNMKGLSVPGKMNCLPQAVWIDENGKRFCNEYYPTSEQRGLSTIYKTRKAKYAVCDANFPTYRQYTIPQHADFTATDENIASLQESLDKAYAIFKGTYEEPAKAEDDKGGMGPVTTIEFIADDTLEGLAKQMGLESDAVAAFVETIENYNSYCAAGADQEFGRDEAVLFPVDTAPYYACTFEPELGETMVTCGGIITDGDQNALDENFEPIPGLYVSGNDCGRRFGYEYITPIPGVSLGLAITLGRECGKAVGAFLG; encoded by the coding sequence ATGAAGAGCACCACCGGACTATCGCGCCGCGCATTCTTGGGTCTCGGCGCCACCGCCGCCGTCGCCGCCGGAGCGGGGCTTGCCGGCTGCGCACCGCAGGCAAGCAGCGCCGGAGCCGAAGAAGGCTCCGCGAACGCCTCCGCCGCAAACGCGTCGAGCTGGAAGACGCCGCCGGCCGAGATCACCGACTTCGCGAAGGAGTACGACTGCGACGTCGTCGTCTGCGGCCACGGCTTCGCGGGCATCACCGCCTGCCGCGAGCTGGCCGAAGAGGGCAAGAAGGTCTTCCTCGTCGAGAAGCAGCCCGAGGACACCTTCGCCGCCGTGGGTAACGAGGCCGGCACGCTCAACGCGAGCATCCTCAAAGAGCGCGGCGTGCCCGAGATCGACCCGGTCGAGTTCTTCCAGAACTGGATGACCATCACGGGGAACTACCCGAACCAGGAGCTCGTCATGAAGTACGCGCAGAACTCCGGCGCGAACATGGACTGGTACCTCTCGGACCTCACCGACGACGACCTCGCCACCATGACCACCGCCTTCTTCCCGCCCACCGAGCACCAGATGGACCACCTGGGCCCCATCAAGTTCTGGCCCAGCGTGTGCAGCTTCTACGGCGACTGCAACCAGACGAAGATCCACGAGTACAACCGCGCCGCCGCGAAGGCCGCCGGAGCCGAGTTCCTGTTCGGCACCGAGGCCCAGTACGTCATCATGGACGACGGCAAGGTGGCCGGCCTCGTGGCCACCAGCAGCGACGGCAACCTGAAGTTCACCTGCAAGGCCGTGGTCATCGCATGCGGCGGCTTCGGCGGCAACCCCGAGATGATGGCCGACCTCATCCCCGACATGGCCGGCGCGCTCGTAGGCGACGAGCAGCTCTCCTCGATGTCGGCGAACGACGGCCGCGGCGTGCAGATGGCCCACTGGGCCGGCGCGCACCTGGAAACCTGCCCCATCCCCGGCATGAACATGAAGGGCCTCTCGGTGCCGGGCAAGATGAACTGCCTGCCCCAGGCCGTGTGGATCGACGAGAACGGCAAGCGCTTCTGCAACGAGTACTACCCCACGTCCGAGCAGCGCGGCCTCTCCACCATCTACAAGACGCGCAAGGCGAAGTACGCCGTGTGCGACGCGAACTTCCCCACGTACCGCCAGTACACCATCCCGCAGCACGCCGACTTCACGGCTACGGACGAGAACATCGCCTCGCTGCAGGAGTCGCTCGACAAGGCGTACGCCATCTTCAAGGGCACCTACGAGGAGCCCGCGAAGGCCGAGGACGACAAGGGCGGCATGGGACCGGTGACCACCATCGAGTTCATCGCCGACGACACGCTCGAGGGCCTCGCGAAGCAGATGGGGCTCGAAAGCGACGCCGTCGCCGCCTTCGTCGAGACCATCGAGAACTACAACAGCTACTGCGCCGCCGGCGCCGATCAGGAGTTCGGCCGCGACGAAGCCGTGCTGTTCCCCGTCGACACGGCGCCCTACTACGCCTGCACGTTCGAGCCCGAGCTGGGCGAGACGATGGTCACCTGCGGCGGCATCATCACCGACGGCGACCAGAACGCCCTCGATGAGAACTTCGAGCCTATCCCCGGCCTGTACGTGTCGGGCAACGACTGCGGCCGCCGCTTCGGCTACGAGTACATCACGCCCATCCCCGGCGTCAGCCTGGGCCTCGCCATCACGCTCGGTCGCGAATGCGGCAAAGCCGTGGGCGCGTTCCTCGGTTAA